The Alnus glutinosa chromosome 8, dhAlnGlut1.1, whole genome shotgun sequence DNA segment tatattcaattaaattcactaaaacgacgtcgttttggattCGGTAAGTTTAGGATCTTTAGGTTATATAAGTTTTTTCCACAATCATTTCAAAGTTATACCTCAAtgcatttacttttttttcttttctttgaataatCTGAATCTCTATTACTATATAAAATAATGATCTTCTATAGATGATAATCATGAATTGCGTAATAAgtgaaatattaaattatttaagcttgtatatattaataaccgtattatttaagcttgcatataaaTTTGGATAGTAATCCAAAATGACCATTACCACATATACAGATAGCGAATAATAACAGCAATAATCCCATGAATtcaaatatctaaaagtgataaccgtattcgcattttcacccctagccAAGGATAAGTAGGTGGACAAAAAGATAGCAAGACTGAGACACATAGTCATAATGGGGCGGAAAATTAAGATTTGAACCATATTTAACAAActttggcaattttttttttttttttttcatgtgttttttcagtttttactATAGCTAGCACTACAACGAAAGCAGTCTTTTTAACGGGCTCAAAaaggtgcatatatatatatataaggccgACCAAAGCTCTTTGCTCAAACATGGCGTCATTTGTTTTAGCCTAGGTTTTGGATTGGTTTTCTGAAGTATTAAAAATGTTCACTAACCCTCTCGAAGTACCATCCAGTTATTAAGGTTCTCTCAGTTAAATTAGTgcccataaaaataaataagtttaatcatttaatttatattttaattaagtgaGATCtaacatatgaaatatttaattaaaatagaaaataaatacgAAGACAgagttcgaactcaagacctttaCTTTCATACcattttaaatcacaatttatctcaaaagtttaaattgatagaaaaatattaattttttaataatttaatttatattcttaacccccaaactatcaaaatttgtcaaaatgtCGACATGATCAGGGATGGTTTTAGGGGGcccctcaattccaaaaaaaaaaaattataagataaaaagtAAAAGCTTCTCGCTTTGTCCTACCATGATGACAAAACTTCCCttaattattatgaaaaaaGTTTTTCCAGAGAGCTATTTTTTTAGCTTAAAAGCTTTATTTCCTAGCTAGCCTAATCATTTACCACCACTCCCATCTTCGTAAAGAGAAGAATACGAAACCTGTAAATTTTCCGGAAAACGCTTTCCGACGAACCAAACAGAGGATCAAACCGTTAAGACGAAATAGGTATTAGCGAAAAATGTAAAGTAGCATGATATTAAACAAGAAAACTGAAACATGGATTAAGCTACGAGCGCACCAGTTTTGGACGGGAGTGCGCAGAGATGGAATTGAAGATGAAAAGGATGTAGTTCTTGACTCTTGGGCGATGGGCTTTCTCCTAATGTGTAgagtttttctagtttttaagGAATTTGTGTTCGCGGGCATCTGCTTGGAAGGGTTTTGAGCAGAGGAGTTTAAGGCCGGAGAGAGTCAGCTGAGGGGGACCAGTGGCAGAGGTGTTCCGACGactccccttcttttttttcttgttttttgtcaaggaaaaaaaaaaattaaacccttAAACTACCGCTCGTTTTGAAAATAGTCTCCAAACGACCAATCTTTAGACTCCGTCCCCAAATAACCAGAAAGTTTAAAAAAGACATCTTTTATCGAAATATGTCTATAgtatgccacgtgtcatttgtcaactatattaaaaaataaataaaacgagTGTTCGAGATAAGATCCACCTGCCTAATCTCATCCACGGTTCCACTAATTGGAAATcagcttcaatttttttcttttttccttttttaataatTGGGGTCTAAACATGAACAACAAAACatgtttagaaaaaatatatttttaaatattcgtatatatatatatatatatatataacaagaaaataaataaaaaaattgccacAAAAATTGGTAGACGTACCGTAAGTTTTGACAGTGTGATGGAAGAAGGGGACGACACGAGGCGAAATATCATCAGAGAAAGTGATGGGTTTAGAAATTGCTTGGTTGGACATGAGGGAGCTGTCCTTCAAGTCTCCGGAGAGAAGGCGATAGGAATTGCCGGCAAGCCCTTGCTCTCTCAGCCGCCTCTCCAGGTATTTGGGCGTCACCCACAACCAATTCAGAATCCTCCACCCAAACGTAAGGATCGTAACCAGAAGAATGAAGATCGCAGGTAGTGAAACGCCCATTTTTCGCAGAGGAAGACGAAGAGGGAGACGAAGACGAAGACGAAGAATTCCAAGTGTTGCAGAAAGAGTAGGAAATGAGGTGAACGTGTTTTATCTATCATTAAGGACGGGGGAGATAAggattaaaagaaatttgaggCATGCTGCTCCTCTATTTTTCAATCCCATTCCTCTTCAGAATATACCAAAGGTCGATTGTCGTTTCATGATTGTAAGCAATCCCTCACGCCACTcaataaattttgaggctttaaacgacccaaaaaaaaaaaaaaaaaaaatttagatatttaaacacttttttttagaattttgtttCAATATAATATGTCACAATTTCATGAGAtgtatcattttaaaaattttgtcacaatctcatgagatTATGACAGATCAAGTTGGaactaaattttgaaaaaacaaaaaaatttaagatgTCAAGCATTTCTCAAGCGGCAAATTTAAGTGtgatcttttttttatatatatatatatatttgaatattaattaaattaaatttattttaattatttttgttttaatatgtcaattagagcacatttatttatttatttgaaaaatgtattttaaaacttttttaaataacttattaaatataaaatgactTATCATTTGATACaaagacatgaaataataaaattttaagaaaaataaagagaaatataaaaataagttatataaagattgatGTTTATAATAGATGGCATGCCACTCATACGGCTAAGTCTCATGTTCGACACTATTCAATTATTGTTTTATGATCGAAGCATTTGTCATGAGGctcgataaattttgaggcttaaAGCAACAAGAAGAATGCTAGACATTCAAAtactttttttcagaattttgttCTAATCTAATGTGTCATAATCCCAAAAGatctatcattttaaaaaacacgTCACAATCGCAGAGGATTGTAACACATCAAGTTGAaactaaatttttgaaaaaaaaaaaaattggaatgtcAATCATTTATCAAGCGACAAATTTAagttgtgtctttttttttatacatataaaatgtattttaaatttttttttaaacaacttATTAGATGTAGTGTAACAGGTGGATTCTTATAAGGCTAGATCAATCAAGCTGGAAATTGGAGGAGAGGACACGTGTTCTGTTAGTGGGTTACAGTAGTTAGTTTGTTTCTAAACGCCCATTTTTCgcagaggaagaggaagaagaagaggaagaattcCGAGTGTTGGAGAGAGAGTAGGAAATGAGGTGTGTTTTATAATTAAGGACGGGGGAGGTAAGGATTAAAGAATTGAGACATGCTGCTCCTCCATTTGTCAATGCCATTTCCTCTTCAGAATAAACGAAAGGTCGATTGTCCTTTCATGATTGTAAGCACTCCATACGCCCCTTGATGAATTTTGAGGCCTAAAGAAGAATATTAGTcgtttaaacattttttttctaaaattttgttttaatataatgtgtcacaatctcatgagatttatcattttaaaaaatatatcacaaTCTCATACGATTGTCACATATTAAGTTGAAACCAAAtttcagaaataaataaataaatgttaagaTGTCAAGTATTTCTCAAACAACAAATTTAAGTGCGATCttctttatattaattaaattaaatttattttaatatttatattattatttttttatctaacATGTTAATTAGagcactttttttattatttgtaaaatatattttaaaacttttttaaaataatttattagatatagaatgacttatcGTTTGTTCaaagacatgaaataataaaatttttaaaaaaaaataaagaaaaaaataaaaataagttatataaagattgatGTTTATAATAGATGGCATGCCATTCATACTAGTAAGTCTCGTGTTTGACACTATTCAATTGTCGTTTTATGATTGTAAGTACTTTTATTTCGCTTGATAAATTTTGAGGTCTAAAGCGACAAGAGAAATGTTtttcaaacacttttttttagaaatttatttcaatttgatgagatttatcattttaaaaaatatgacatatCATATTGAAACtaatttctgaaaaaaaaaaaaaaaaaaaaaaagcttaaaaaatgtCTAGTATTCCTCAAATAAAAATGCAAGATGAGGAAATAATGGGGAAGGCACGGTGAGAGATGCAGACGCACGTGCTTACGCAGTGAGGACGAATTCGAGGATCGAAATTGGTCAGCATGCATGGTAGCGTGGTTGGAACGGCTGAAAAGTGAAAGGAAGGAAACACATCATTAAAGTAGAGTAGATCCACGTGATCCTGTAGATGTTGACTGTTGAGGCAGGACGTGACACATGCAGACGCATGTGCTTACGCAATCCAGGGACGAATTCCGGGTGTTACAGAGCGGGTGGTGTGTACCCTTTGGCCTTTGCTTTTTCTAACTATCCCCTACTACGCAGGGCAGTCAACGACCAGAGTGAATTGCTTAATTAGTACCAAGAGTTATTATATTGAGTAAGGAAATGATTATGTGATGATATTTTTACTGTTGATGCAAAAAGAAGAGCTATTGGGTgatcttcaaaataaaaaagagatagACTTTTTAATAATAGATTTAATATAAaccaaaatattgtaaaaataaatacaagtaaaGTAATAAGAAATAGGTCAAACAAATGAATCGATCATTTCAAAAGGCCGCACGAGGTGTTTACAAACGCAAATGAGGCATTGATTAAAATGAACCTATTTGAATCCCTAATTGGAACCAGTAACAACCACCGAAAGAAGGCTAAAGCCAAAAATGCATTGTTATAGTCTAATGAAGAGActgcagaaaaaagaaaaatcaacacaaattCAGATGCAAAAATCTTCACGATAAGATCAAAACACCTAAAAGTTGGGAGACAGCAATCCACAAAACAAGCGAGCAGCAAATTACAACAGCAACTGCAAAAcaaaaggataagaaaaatacaaggaaaattaaaaacaaaaaaacaagtaaTAAAGCCCACTAAGCAGCAGCTTGAGCAAAGAATGGGGCAAAAGAAAACTGACAGAGGAGCTTCTGGCAGCAACTCGGAGACCTCACGGCAGCGTGTGTGACACGCACTAGCGCGTGAGATCCACCCGGTGACGTGTGGTGGCTAGAACAAGAGAATGGAGGCATCGATGAAAAGTTGAGAGGCCGGTGAAGGTAATGGTGTGGCATGTCGGAGCAAAGGATGAACTGATGGTAATTAATCTGAATTTGAGATATCTAGATCTGAGAACCACGGTAAATCCATGAGCGGCACGCTTGCTGGGGGTGGAGCACAGCCATAGGTGGACAACCAGACGGTGCGAGATAGTTTGGGGAAAGAAGAACTGTGACGCCGCTACTTAGTAACAAAATTATATGCTTACAATATCCAAGAATTCACTTAACACATCATAAAGCATGCTTAAATAACAATGTAAAGTGTAACACACATGGTTTACAAAAATAGATGTGGATATCGGCTCTGCATATCCGAATCGAGTTCCCACAAAGCTTCTTTCACTCAATGGTTTTATCATAAGACTTTGGCCAATGGAATAGCCTTTGTCCTCAACTGTTGCTCTTTGTGGTCTAATATTTGCACTAGGAACTCTTTATATGTCAAGTTAGCACATAACTTATGATGTCCAATGAATCATGTATGACTTCAGCAATTGTGAAACATGAAATATGTCACTCCATCCAAACTAGGTGGTAATTTGACTTTATTAGCCAATGGGCTCACTCGTTTCTTCACTTGAAAATATTCGGCGTACCTTAGACTAAGCTTGCCTTTCTTGTTAAAAAGTTGCCAACTTCACTTCTCCCTGATGACAACTTGACATACACAAGCTTACCAACTTCAAACTCAAGCTTGCGAATATGTTTATCCCCTACAAGCAGCTAGGGGGTAGCCGAACCCACCCTCAAGCCAAACGGGAGTAACTcaagccaccccttggccaaaatgggggtggtcggccacccccaatattttctttcttatttatttattttttttttttagagaatttCACTGAAGGATACTGaattttcaccattttttaaaaaagataccTGAACTACAAACCgtctcaatttagagtatccattTTTCGGGAAATCTCAATTAAAGGTCTTCCGTTAGTATTTTCCACTAAAtcttaccaaaataccctttttttttggaaaaaaaaaatactaggatttaagtgttagttagaatttaacggaatttgcaaaaatacccatacctgaatctttgaaaaattttataatttttttttaaaaaaataaataaatacaaaggtattttgagaattttgataagatttaacgaaaaatcttaacggaagACCCTTAATTGAgactttctgaaaaatagataccctaGATTGAGACAGTTTGAAGTTCAAGTATCTTCTTTCAGAAATGATGAAAGTTTGGTACTCTTAAgtaaattatcattttatttaaaggtaatttttaaataatttattggaTCTACGTGGCAGTAAAAGTATGGGTATCATTTGTGATACACCGCTACGTAGGATTCGGGAACATTTAAAGGTGGTGACGTAGACTGCcgttaaaaaaatggaagaagttCAAACGGAAGTATCAACTAgggtttatttttaaaacaggtACTATCCGTGACACTTTTTGAAACAGATGTGGCTTTTTGATTCCGGGCGTAACCGTAGGTACTAATAAGGTATTTAaaccctttattttttcttttcccttttattggTGTTACTGCTTCTACATTCCTCATGTTCAATGAAATCTCCGTGAGAAggtgtgagattttttttggtttacttTGAGGTTCAAAAACATGATCCTTACAAACTTGGTAAAATATGTGTGGCATTTTGAACGAATAACTCAACCTTTTCTTATCTAATTTGTAAATTATCTACTATTTTGTACACGTGCTTGTGTGGACGTCGAATATATAATAGCACGCCAAAggctaatatattaataatacaaTGAAAAAGCACCCGTGCTTTATAGCTAGTTTCGATAACGCTATAATAGTACGCGAGCACCGAGGTGAAGAGTAATAAATCTTGGTTTACAAATTAAGAGTTGTTAGAGTTTGTGCAGTATAATGTGAGCACCAAATTGAGGTTGAAGAGTTATAATTGTGAAAGGAGCATGAGTATAGGATGGAGAAAGTTCAAATGAGAAGTGCTGCAATATCAATGTCAGAGCCATTTTCGCTTCCATCATAGCAAAGTTTTGTCCAATGCATATCCGAGGACCCCCTCCGAATGGGAAAAATGATAGTTGGCCCCTTGTTGCCTTGGAAACACCTTCTGAAAACCTCTCTGGGTCGAACTCCTTTGCATTGTCTCCCCAAAGTTCACAATCACGTTGGACAAGGATTGTGGGTAAAGCAATCAGCACTCCTGCTGGTATTGTCAAATTTCCTAGCTTTGTTTCCTTGTCAACTGATCGATTCATCCAAGTTACTGGCGGGTAGAACCTCAGAACCTCAAGCAGTATCATGGTTACCTGTGCCATGGACAGCCGTCTCTCGTCAAGATGTTTATTTACATTAAAGAGTACCAATAGAATATAAATtagataattaaattcatccatTCTttttagcttaagcttttgagataagtagtgatttaaaaGCATCAAGCATGACTCACGATATGTGAGCATATCAACACGGAACTACGCTAAACATTTGCTAAGAGAAACaaacatctttggattagaaaatttaaaatagtaTAGCATGGAATAGTTTAAACCTTAAGCTTGTTAAATCGCTTGTTAACCATGCTGATAGTGTTGTGTTTTCTGGGGTGTCTGTCTAAAGATTATTTAAGAGATATCCAAGTCTTATGATtacatgttaaatcacaattttgaAGGTCCAGAAACTGAATAAATCAACTAGatagataagaaaaaaattgttgaaacatGCATCTTAATTAAGCATAAGGAAATACTTACAACTTTAAGGTGATTCAACCCGTCAAAGTCTGGTTTGTTCTTGCCAAAGACTTGCAAAACCTCTTCTCTTGCACGCACTTGCCAATTTGGATACTTGCTCAGCATAATCATTGTCCAAACAAGCAAAACTGAGGTGGTCTCTTGCCCCGCAAAGTAAAATAGCTTACATTCCTCAATTACATCTGCAATACTCATTGCAGCATTCTTTTCATTTCCAGATTCTTGAAGTTCTCTAGAATTGGATTCCATAAGTACACCCAATAAATCATCATTGGCAGCATTGCCTGCCTTCCTTTCCCTCTCTCGTTTGTCAATGATTTCCTTCAGCAAAGTTCCTACTTCTCTGGAAATTTCCTTCATCCTCTTGTTCAGTTTAGTTGGTAGAAACCTACACACACAAATCTTAGAAATTGTGAAAGCACAAAGAAGGGAAATAAGAATGTGATTCCTCATTACTTTTGTGATCAGTTGTTAGGAAAATAAAATGGTTTTCAAATAAACTATAAGATCTGCTCTTCACTAAAACCGTGAGAATAATGAACTGAAATAGGTGGATGGACCAAAAGTTTGCTGCATTTCTTGTCCCAACTCCTTTGCTTTTTGCAGGCTTACACTATTTCTTAAATTAACCATAATTCAATAAAAACTAACTTGACCTGATTTCTATCTAAACttgaaaaattttaaacattaattacCTCCATCCTGGAATGTAAACAGATTGTCCAGCTTTCACAAAGAGTTCAGCTTGTTCTTTTTGGAGTTGGaatattctttttccttctgtGTAGCTACTTCCAAATGCTGATCGAGAAATCACATCACCTAACAGGTTTTCAATATAAGGCCACACATCTAACTCACAGGACCCCTCTTCACCAATCAACCTCTCCCACTGGCTAATCATATCATTGCTACTCTGATAAAATGCATGTAACATATCCTGCAGCAATCACAAGgtaaaattaagatttaaaagaTCAGAAAGGAAACAGAACTGTTAGCATTCAAGTCAATGGAATCCCAACTCTCTTTTCGATTCACCCGCTTTGGATGTATGTAAGCAATCTTACACTTTAAAAAcgcatgattttaaaagtcaaacgaaaattttatcaaacacttaacCATATGTTTAAAGATTGCGTTTTGAAATCgctttttaaatcgcacattttaaaaccgCAAATCTAAACTAATCAACCAGATGTTTGATGTGGAGGTACCATTTATAAGACCATATTCATGGGAATACAATTGCACCGGATAATAGTAATTCCTTGGAATCACAAACAaccaaaattcaaacaatttccaatcaaaaaaatttgaacaatgCCACCCTAAAGTTTTGCATCACAAACATGTGCTAATTAACCAGATGTTTGAGAGTTAGCTATGGAGTTCGGCATGAAAATGTCTTTAAGTTAAATCTCATAAGATACAAGTCTTCGATAAGAATCTACAACGGGATAGCAGGAAATAGCATCTTGTTACCCTGCATCTTCATGTAACTTAGTCTCATTTAGAATGCTTATCTATATCTTTGAACAACTTAACATAATGTGGTTTTCAAAGATAATTCAGGGAAATTGTATCAAAAGTTTTTGAGTTTTGTCTTTGAAACAAATGATTACCTGAAtttctaattttgacaattaaagtCCGAAGTTGTAATTAATGACAAATAGGTTTCTGTCAGATTTTCCATCAAACCTTCAACAGAGAAAGTGTCAATTATCATATATTTTCCATGTCAAACCAATGAAAATGTGACGTGTGCATGCAAATCCACGTCAACCTGCCACGTAAGCCATTATacccaaaaaattcaaaaagaaaagaaaagagaacaaaacgAATAAAAAAAGGTTGGAGATCCACCTCACCACCACCCTACACCACTTTAGAGGGAGATAGAGGAGGGTGGCTCCACCCACGCCCACCTCAAAGAAGGGGCACTGGGGGTGGATCTTCAACTCTACAAGGGTGTGCAAAGGTGGAGCCACCCTCCACCACCTCCCATTGTGGGGTGGAGGGTGGTGGATCTCCAtcccttgttttgttttttgttttttctatttttgtttttatgttttatataatatttcttAAACATAATTGCCTATGTGGGAGGCTAACGTGTATCGGGATATACAAGCACATTTTCATGGGTCTAACGTGGACAATATGATTAGTAAGTTTTTCGTTTAAGATTGGACAAAAAACTTAATGGAGGGACCAATTTATCCCTCAAATAAAACCCAAGGCTCTAATtgtcaaaaatagaaaaaaacgttattttttctaattatttttgaaaatacgttttacatcaaaacacaCGGGTACACAATTTTAGACACAAGTATTGAATCCGAATGGATTTAAACAAAGAAgtgaaagtaaaataaattaacctTCAACTTTTCGATACGGAATGCAGGGTTGATAATCTTTCTATGTTTAGCCCATTTCTCACCCTCGTAGGCCACGACTCCCAATACTAGCAACCTAGCAAGTGGATTTATACGCGGCTTCCGAAAGAGACTTGTCTTTgttaaaatatcttttatttgttCCGGGTCCATAATAAACACACTTGGTTTTGGCCCAACCCACATAAAACACTTCTTACCTGCATTCATATGTTTTCAAAGCTCAGAAGAAGATCCAATATCCTTATCATCATCGACATGATCAAAgctacaactatatatatacactaatcataaccatataatatatacaactatatttattatattttttttcaatgttatagatttaatttcactatctaaaaaacttaaaattaatatagaccattaaaaaaatcacaaaaaaaaaacttataacttTTTGTACAGTACTTAAATTAAATATGACAATTAAGGATTAACACTTCAAACGAATTGATGTTGGAATTTTCAGTAAGGTAAAGGGTAAGGGTGAAAATGCGAGCGGATAATAACCATCTGTATCCTCTATTCACACCTAACCgttatccgctatccgcatatgcggatgcggatgcGGTTTTAGAATATGCAAATGTCGTTAATAACCACTTCCGCATTTCctttacataatatatatatatataatgtaaatttaattaaattcactaaaacgacgtcgttttggattCGGTAAGTTTAGGATCTTTAGGTTATATAAGTTTTTTCCACAATCATTTCAAAGTTATACCTCAatacatttacttttttttcttttctttgaataatCTGAATCTCTATTACTATATAAAATAATGATCTTCTATGGATGATAATCATGAATTGTGTAATAAgtgaaatattaaattatttaaacttgtatatattaataaccgcattatttaagcttgcatataaaTTTGGATAGTAATCCAAAATGACCATTACCACATATACAGATAGCGAATAATAACAGCAATAATCCCATGAATTCAAATATCTAATGGTGCAtttgggtattgaatatttcgaatatgaataatattcagaatttgatcacggatttcaaggcaataaaaatgtgtttggatgttgaatataatttagattcttttgaatatgtgtttgggtgttgaatttggaagattggaaaaaagtgttttataatagtataaagtgattggaaatgattggattgtatgaaaagttgtgtataatgattggtatggtaaaaaataataataaaaaatatatgatgggttttaaaaaagtgttttataatagtataaaataattggaaatgattggattgtgtgaaaagttgtgtataatgattgcatggtatggtaaaaaataattaaaaaatatatataatgggtttattcaaactattcaaactttattcaagtgacccatgggttttattcaacttggatcagggtatgggtttttgaataaaaactcggttcgaatattgaatatcactacgaaccaaacgcaccataaaagtgataaccgtattcgcattttcacccctagccAAGGATAAGTAGGTGGACAAAAAGATAGCAAGACTGAGACACATTGTCATAATCGGGCAGAAAATTAAGATTTGAACCATATTTAACAAActttggcaatttttttttttttttttcatgtgttttttcagtttttactATAGCTAGCACTACAACGAAAGCAGTCTTTTTAACGGGCTCAAAaaggtgcatatatatatatatatatatatataaggccgACCACAGCTCTTTGCTCAAACATGGCGTCATTTGTTTTAGCCTAGTTTCTGGATTGGTTTTCTGAAGTATTAAAAATGTTCACTAACCCTCTCGAAGTACCACTCCAGTTATTAAGTCTCTCAGTTAAATTAGCgcccataaaaataaataagtttaatcattttatttatattttaattaagtgagatctaacatataaaatatttaattaaaataaaaaataaatacgaaGACAgagttcgaactcaagacctttaCTTTCATACCAttttaaatcacaacttatctcaaaagtttaaattgatagaaaaatattaattttttaataatttaatttatattcttaacccccaaactatcaaaatttgtcaaaatgtCGACATGATCAGGGATGGTTTTAGGGGcccctcaattccaaaaaaaaaataaaattataagataaaaagtAAAAGCTTCTCGCTTTGTCCTACCGTGATGACAAAACTTCCCttaattattatgaaaataGTTTTTCTAGAGAGCTATTTTTTTAGCTTAAAAGCTTTATTTCCTATCTAGCTAATCATTTACCACTCCCATCTTCGGAAAGAGAAGAATACGAAACCTATAAATTTTCCGGGAAACGCTTTCCGACGAACCAAACAGAGGATCAAACCGTTAAGACGAAATGGGTATTAGCGAAAAATGTCAAGTAGCATGATATTAAACAAGAAAACTGAAACATGGATTAAGCTACGACCGCACGAGTTTTGGACGGGAGTGCGCGCGCAGAGCTGGAATTGAAGATGAAAAGGATGTAGTTCTTGACTCTTGGGCGATGGGCTTTCTCATAATgagtttttctaatttttaaggAATTTGTGTTCGCGAGCATTTGCTTGGAAGGGTTTTGAGCCGAGGAGTTTAAGCCCAGAGAGAGTCAGCTGAGGGGGACCAGTGGCAGAGGTGGTCCGACAACTccccttctccttttttttttttcaagaaaaaaaaaaaaaaataaccccTTAAACTATCATCTGTTTTGAAAATAGTCTCCAAACTATCGAACTTTGGACTCTAGC contains these protein-coding regions:
- the LOC133874916 gene encoding cytochrome P450 CYP72A219-like isoform X1, which translates into the protein MGVSLPAIFILLVTILTFGWRILNWLWVTPKYLERQLREQGLAGNSYRLLSGDLKDSSLMSNQAISKPITFSDDISPRVVPFFHHTVKTYGKKCFMWVGPKPSVFIMDPEQIKDILTKTSLFRKPRINPLARLLVLGVVAYEGEKWAKHRKIINPAFRIEKLKDMLHAFYQSSNDMISQWERLIGEEGSCELDVWPYIENLLGDVISRSAFGSSYTEGKRIFQLQKEQAELFVKAGQSVYIPGWRFLPTKLNKRMKEISREVGTLLKEIIDKRERERKAGNAANDDLLGVLMESNSRELQESGNEKNAAMSIADVIEECKLFYFAGQETTSVLLVWTMIMLSKYPNWQVRAREEVLQVFGKNKPDFDGLNHLKVVTMILLEVLRFYPPVTWMNRSVDKETKLGNLTIPAGVLIALPTILVQRDCELWGDNAKEFDPERFSEGVSKATRGQLSFFPFGGGPRICIGQNFAMMEAKMALTLILQHFSFELSPSYTHAPFTIITLQPQFGAHIILHKL
- the LOC133874916 gene encoding cytochrome P450 CYP72A219-like isoform X2, whose product is MIFRLVSSPSSITLSKLTDMLHAFYQSSNDMISQWERLIGEEGSCELDVWPYIENLLGDVISRSAFGSSYTEGKRIFQLQKEQAELFVKAGQSVYIPGWRFLPTKLNKRMKEISREVGTLLKEIIDKRERERKAGNAANDDLLGVLMESNSRELQESGNEKNAAMSIADVIEECKLFYFAGQETTSVLLVWTMIMLSKYPNWQVRAREEVLQVFGKNKPDFDGLNHLKVVTMILLEVLRFYPPVTWMNRSVDKETKLGNLTIPAGVLIALPTILVQRDCELWGDNAKEFDPERFSEGVSKATRGQLSFFPFGGGPRICIGQNFAMMEAKMALTLILQHFSFELSPSYTHAPFTIITLQPQFGAHIILHKL